A genomic segment from Chitinophaga niabensis encodes:
- a CDS encoding sialidase family protein: MQKTMNAGISALCLVLSIACTKQQTLSEKLSPNEANAVADAQLLAAAQVHTSAKIFDGGGSDGYHSFRIPSLIRTTNGTLIAFAEGRMSSNKDYGNINLVYKRSTDNGATWSALGEVVGVGPGTWGNPTAVVDQSTGRVWLFMSWNSGDHNQSGTDGYQKIDSWGERKVYVSYSDNNGASWSPQQDLTSTLLPSNYTWDAMGPGVGVQKSKTGATGRLIIPAIGRNIYSDDHGVTWHYQLIPSGTSEGTIIEKLNGGLIRNDRPVMSQWELSKRRRISVGSITSFPAWTSDPDLLDPACQASVLRYTDNPNRIMFLNSASTETRGKMRVRITYDEMGTWPISRRIFDNLTEQQAIDQGKGGYSSMAKTADFMVGALIEVNEDTGSSSTSNRSIEFHKFNLPWILNGATEP, encoded by the coding sequence ATGCAAAAAACAATGAACGCGGGCATAAGCGCATTATGCCTGGTGCTTTCTATTGCCTGTACAAAACAGCAAACCCTTTCAGAGAAGTTAAGCCCTAATGAAGCGAATGCCGTTGCAGATGCCCAACTGCTGGCTGCCGCACAGGTGCACACCTCCGCAAAGATCTTCGATGGCGGCGGTTCCGATGGCTATCATTCTTTCAGGATCCCTTCCCTGATCAGGACCACCAACGGCACACTCATCGCATTTGCCGAAGGCAGGATGAGCAGTAACAAAGATTACGGGAACATTAACCTGGTGTACAAAAGGTCCACAGACAATGGTGCTACCTGGTCTGCACTGGGAGAAGTGGTAGGTGTAGGGCCTGGTACCTGGGGTAATCCAACCGCTGTAGTAGATCAATCCACCGGAAGAGTATGGCTGTTCATGTCATGGAACAGCGGAGACCATAACCAATCCGGCACGGATGGTTATCAGAAGATAGACAGCTGGGGCGAAAGGAAAGTATATGTATCCTACAGCGACAACAACGGCGCCAGCTGGTCTCCGCAGCAAGACCTTACTTCCACTTTATTGCCTTCCAATTATACCTGGGATGCCATGGGCCCTGGTGTTGGTGTGCAAAAGAGTAAAACAGGCGCAACAGGCCGGCTTATTATTCCTGCTATTGGCCGGAATATCTACAGCGATGATCATGGTGTTACCTGGCATTATCAACTCATTCCATCCGGAACCAGTGAAGGCACTATCATCGAAAAATTAAATGGCGGGCTGATCCGGAACGACAGGCCTGTTATGAGCCAGTGGGAGCTTTCCAAAAGAAGAAGGATCTCAGTGGGTTCCATCACCAGCTTCCCTGCATGGACCTCTGATCCGGACCTGTTAGATCCTGCCTGCCAGGCTTCTGTATTAAGGTATACAGACAATCCTAACCGCATCATGTTCCTCAACTCTGCCAGTACGGAAACAAGAGGGAAAATGCGGGTCAGGATCACTTATGATGAAATGGGTACCTGGCCCATCAGCAGAAGGATCTTTGATAACTTAACAGAGCAGCAGGCCATTGATCAGGGGAAAGGAGGTTATTCCAGTATGGCTAAAACAGCAGATTTTATGGTGGGCGCCTTGATAGAAGTGAATGAGGATACGGGAAGTTCTTCCACGAGCAACCGGTCTATTGAGTTTCACAAATTTAATCTGCCCTGGATCCTGAACGGGGCTACAGAACCATGA
- a CDS encoding heavy metal translocating P-type ATPase: MSTAITKETFPVLEMTCAACAVSVESMLKSAPGVKDAGVNFANQTAWVQYDPTAATPETLQKTVRSIGYDLVIDKDNQDEVKEEAQRRHYNEVKQRTIWSSILSLPIVIIGMFFMDMPYGNWIMMVLATPVVFFFGRNFFVNAWKQLKHGKANMDTLVALSTGIAWIFSAFNTIYPEFWHQRGLHPHVYFEAAAVVIAFISLGKLLEEKAKSNTSSAIKKLIGLQPKTVLLVDASGDTKEIPISNVMVQDVLLVKPGEKIPVDGKVVNGESYVDESMISGEPVPVLKKQGEAVFAGTINQKGSFQFKAEKVGADTVLAQIIKMVQEAQGSKAPVQKLVDKIAGIFVPVVIGIAILTFITWMVLGGENAFTHGLLTAVTVLVIACPCALGLATPTAIMVGVGKGAENNILIKDAESLELGHKVNAIILDKTGTITEGKPVVTDMIWNTTATDLRSVLFTLEQQSEHPLAEAVVSYLKVKPVKLDSFESITGQGIKGTYEGKTYFVGNKKLLPVTLNQIQLSQAGELQEEAKTVIYFANEQELLAIIAIADKIKETSKTAINALQRDGIEVYMLTGDNAHTAAAVARNVGITQYKAEVLPAYKAEFVKELQQAGKVVAMVGDGINDSQALAQADVSIAMGKGSDIAMDVAKMTLITSDLNSIPKALKLSRKTVATIKQNLFWAFIYNIIGIPLAAGVLFPVNGFLLNPMIAGAAMALSSVSVVSNSLRLKVAKL; encoded by the coding sequence ATGTCAACCGCTATCACAAAAGAAACTTTCCCGGTACTGGAAATGACCTGTGCAGCCTGCGCAGTGAGCGTGGAATCCATGCTAAAGTCCGCACCGGGTGTTAAGGATGCGGGTGTGAACTTCGCGAATCAAACAGCCTGGGTGCAATATGACCCTACGGCTGCAACGCCGGAAACCCTTCAAAAAACAGTACGTTCCATTGGTTACGACCTGGTGATAGACAAGGATAACCAGGATGAAGTAAAGGAAGAAGCACAACGCCGCCATTATAATGAAGTAAAACAACGCACCATCTGGTCTTCCATCCTGTCCCTTCCCATTGTGATCATTGGTATGTTCTTTATGGACATGCCTTATGGCAACTGGATCATGATGGTCCTGGCCACACCGGTGGTGTTCTTCTTTGGCCGGAACTTCTTTGTGAATGCCTGGAAACAGCTGAAACATGGCAAAGCCAACATGGATACCCTCGTAGCACTGAGTACAGGCATTGCCTGGATCTTTAGTGCCTTCAATACAATATACCCTGAATTCTGGCACCAGCGCGGTTTACACCCACATGTGTATTTTGAAGCTGCTGCCGTGGTGATCGCTTTCATTTCTTTGGGTAAACTGCTGGAAGAAAAAGCCAAATCCAATACTTCTTCTGCCATTAAAAAGCTCATTGGCCTGCAACCTAAAACAGTACTGCTGGTAGATGCTTCCGGAGATACGAAGGAGATCCCCATTTCCAATGTAATGGTGCAGGATGTGCTGCTCGTTAAACCCGGTGAAAAGATCCCTGTGGATGGTAAGGTGGTGAACGGAGAATCTTATGTGGATGAAAGTATGATCAGCGGCGAACCGGTGCCTGTACTTAAAAAACAGGGAGAAGCCGTATTTGCCGGTACCATCAATCAGAAAGGCAGTTTTCAGTTCAAAGCAGAAAAGGTAGGTGCAGACACTGTGCTGGCACAGATCATTAAAATGGTACAGGAAGCACAGGGTAGTAAAGCACCGGTACAGAAACTGGTGGATAAGATCGCCGGGATCTTTGTGCCGGTAGTGATCGGTATCGCCATCCTTACTTTTATTACCTGGATGGTACTGGGTGGTGAAAATGCTTTCACACATGGCTTACTGACGGCCGTAACGGTATTGGTGATCGCATGCCCCTGTGCGCTTGGACTGGCTACACCTACTGCGATCATGGTAGGCGTTGGTAAAGGCGCTGAAAACAACATCCTTATAAAAGACGCAGAAAGCCTGGAACTGGGGCATAAAGTAAACGCTATCATCCTGGATAAAACAGGTACCATTACAGAAGGTAAACCGGTAGTAACAGACATGATCTGGAATACAACTGCAACGGATCTGAGGTCTGTTCTTTTCACGCTTGAACAACAATCTGAACATCCGCTGGCAGAAGCTGTTGTGAGCTATTTAAAAGTGAAACCCGTAAAACTGGACAGCTTTGAAAGCATTACCGGGCAGGGAATTAAAGGTACTTACGAAGGAAAGACCTACTTCGTGGGTAACAAAAAACTTTTGCCTGTTACGCTTAACCAGATACAGCTTTCACAGGCCGGCGAGTTGCAGGAAGAAGCTAAAACGGTGATCTATTTCGCCAATGAACAGGAGCTGCTCGCCATCATTGCTATTGCAGACAAGATCAAGGAAACTTCCAAAACAGCTATTAACGCCCTTCAGCGGGATGGTATTGAAGTGTACATGCTTACGGGAGACAATGCACATACCGCAGCAGCAGTTGCCCGCAACGTTGGCATCACACAATATAAAGCTGAAGTATTACCGGCTTACAAGGCAGAATTTGTAAAAGAATTACAGCAGGCTGGAAAAGTGGTAGCCATGGTAGGCGATGGTATCAATGACTCGCAGGCGCTGGCTCAGGCAGATGTAAGTATCGCTATGGGTAAAGGTTCTGATATTGCGATGGATGTGGCTAAGATGACGCTGATCACTTCAGACCTGAACAGCATTCCCAAAGCATTAAAGCTTTCCCGTAAAACGGTAGCCACCATTAAACAGAACCTCTTCTGGGCATTCATCTATAACATCATTGGTATTCCGCTGGCGGCCGGTGTGTTATTCCCCGTGAACGGCTTCCTCTTAAACCCGATGATCGCAGGGGCTGCCATGGCACTTAGTTCTGTAAGTGTGGTGAGTAATAGTTTAAGATTAAAAGTGGCTAAACTTTAA
- a CDS encoding ArsR/SmtB family transcription factor — protein sequence MGATKTDLFTKQQNDIANMAKALAHPARIAILQYLVKKNACVCGDIVEELGLAQATTSQHLKELKNAGIIQGDIDGVSVCYCINPKVWKQYHDIFQSFFKDITLSGKCC from the coding sequence ATGGGCGCAACTAAAACAGACCTCTTTACGAAACAACAGAACGATATAGCCAATATGGCGAAGGCACTCGCGCATCCGGCGCGTATTGCCATCCTGCAATACCTGGTGAAAAAGAACGCCTGTGTATGCGGGGATATCGTAGAGGAGCTGGGGCTGGCGCAGGCTACTACTTCCCAGCATTTAAAAGAACTGAAGAATGCAGGGATCATCCAGGGAGATATAGATGGGGTGAGCGTTTGCTATTGCATCAATCCAAAGGTCTGGAAACAATATCATGATATATTTCAATCCTTCTTTAAAGACATTACGCTAAGCGGTAAATGCTGCTAG
- a CDS encoding arsenite methyltransferase has translation MKELVKQKYTEIALQDKAENQASCCGAGACSTEVYNIMSDDYGALAGYNPDADLGLGCGLPTEFAQIKKGDTVIDLGSGAGNDCFVARHETGETGKVIGIDFTPAMLEKARKNAEKLGFNNVEFREGDVENIPVSDDIADVVVSNCVLNLVPDKDAVLKDIYRVLKPGGHFSISDIVLAGALPENIQQAAEMYAGCVSGAIQKQTYLDLIKTNGFSKIMLQKEKTIHIPDDILSAYLSAEEIKQFRESGTGIYSVTVYAEKPVCGCGPDCCS, from the coding sequence ATGAAGGAATTAGTTAAACAGAAATACACGGAGATCGCCTTACAGGATAAGGCGGAAAATCAGGCATCCTGCTGTGGTGCCGGCGCCTGTTCTACAGAAGTATATAACATCATGAGTGATGATTATGGTGCATTAGCAGGTTATAACCCGGATGCAGACCTGGGGCTGGGATGCGGATTACCTACTGAGTTTGCGCAGATCAAAAAAGGGGATACTGTTATAGACCTTGGCAGTGGTGCAGGGAATGATTGTTTTGTTGCCCGGCATGAAACAGGAGAGACGGGGAAAGTGATCGGCATCGACTTTACACCTGCTATGCTGGAAAAGGCCCGGAAGAATGCAGAAAAGCTGGGCTTTAATAACGTGGAGTTCCGGGAAGGAGATGTAGAAAACATCCCTGTATCGGACGATATAGCTGATGTGGTAGTGAGCAATTGTGTGTTGAACCTGGTACCGGATAAGGATGCTGTATTGAAGGATATTTACCGCGTTTTAAAACCCGGAGGTCATTTTAGTATCTCGGATATCGTGCTGGCAGGCGCGCTTCCGGAGAACATTCAGCAGGCTGCTGAAATGTATGCCGGATGTGTTTCCGGTGCAATTCAAAAGCAAACGTACCTTGACCTGATCAAAACGAATGGCTTTTCTAAAATAATGCTTCAGAAAGAAAAGACAATTCATATTCCGGATGATATCCTTTCCGCTTATTTATCTGCTGAAGAGATAAAACAATTCAGGGAAAGTGGTACAGGTATTTACAGTGTTACGGTGTATGCGGAAAAACCTGTTTGTGGATGTGGCCCTGATTGCTGCAGTTAA
- a CDS encoding arsenate reductase ArsC, producing the protein MQKVLVLCTGNSCRSQMAEGYLRYFAGSQAEIYSAGVETHGVNPKAIAIMAEDGIDISGHTSNNISEYTGIDFDYVITVCDNTKERCPVFPSKAIKFHHNFPDPAKSTDMEEFRRVRELIKEYCEKFVEENLETHGTI; encoded by the coding sequence ATGCAGAAAGTATTAGTGCTTTGCACCGGTAACAGTTGCCGGAGCCAGATGGCAGAAGGTTATCTCCGGTATTTTGCCGGCAGCCAGGCTGAAATTTACAGTGCCGGTGTGGAAACACATGGGGTGAACCCGAAAGCTATCGCTATCATGGCGGAGGACGGAATAGACATTTCCGGGCATACTTCCAACAACATCAGTGAATACACAGGGATTGATTTTGACTATGTGATCACTGTTTGCGATAATACTAAAGAGCGATGCCCCGTTTTTCCCTCTAAAGCAATAAAGTTCCACCACAATTTTCCTGATCCTGCAAAGTCAACAGACATGGAAGAATTCAGAAGGGTAAGAGAACTCATTAAAGAATATTGTGAGAAATTCGTGGAAGAGAACCTGGAAACACATGGAACCATATGA
- a CDS encoding ArsO family NAD(P)H-dependent flavin-containing monooxygenase produces the protein MEPYDVIVIGGGQSALATGYYLRRTALRYVMLDREEAPGGAWQHAWDSLTLFSPALWCSLPGVIMPGGKEHYPGKQEAVDYLAAYEERYRLPVIRPVEVKRVSKENGLFVVHTNGDTYYAKAVVSATGSYHSPIMPDIPGREVFKGRVLHSAEYMGPSGFSGKRVAVVGEGNSGAQILAELSAVTDTLWITRNAPEFLPDHVDGKYLFDAATQLYEAKQRGEELQPPSLGHIVMVPAVKEARERNVYKTWLPPFDTFTPGGIAWKDGRKEQADIVIFCTGFKPTLSHLAPIFNGHKIATKGTRALEADGLWLVGYGSWTGFASATIIGVGRTAKRTVEEIAAFIQ, from the coding sequence ATGGAACCATATGATGTAATTGTGATAGGAGGCGGGCAAAGTGCCCTGGCAACAGGCTATTATTTACGGCGTACAGCGCTCAGGTATGTAATGCTTGACAGGGAAGAAGCTCCCGGTGGTGCATGGCAGCATGCATGGGATTCACTGACCCTTTTTTCTCCGGCATTATGGTGTTCATTACCGGGTGTGATCATGCCCGGTGGAAAAGAGCATTACCCGGGGAAACAGGAAGCCGTAGATTACCTGGCTGCTTATGAAGAAAGATATCGCTTACCGGTGATCAGGCCCGTAGAAGTGAAGCGTGTAAGCAAAGAGAATGGATTATTTGTAGTGCATACAAACGGGGATACTTACTATGCGAAAGCAGTGGTCAGTGCTACAGGGAGTTATCATTCACCCATTATGCCAGACATTCCTGGCAGGGAAGTATTCAAAGGAAGGGTACTTCACTCTGCTGAATATATGGGACCATCCGGATTTTCAGGTAAACGGGTAGCCGTGGTAGGCGAAGGAAATTCCGGGGCGCAGATCCTCGCTGAACTGTCTGCAGTAACAGATACATTATGGATCACGCGTAATGCCCCGGAATTCCTGCCGGACCATGTAGATGGAAAATACCTGTTTGATGCCGCCACGCAATTGTATGAAGCTAAACAACGGGGAGAAGAGCTGCAACCTCCGTCATTGGGGCATATAGTGATGGTACCTGCTGTAAAGGAAGCCAGGGAACGTAATGTATACAAAACATGGCTGCCTCCATTCGATACTTTCACACCAGGTGGTATTGCCTGGAAGGATGGGCGTAAAGAACAGGCTGATATTGTGATCTTTTGCACCGGATTCAAACCCACACTTTCACACCTGGCACCCATTTTTAACGGTCATAAAATAGCCACCAAAGGTACCCGCGCACTTGAAGCAGATGGCCTTTGGCTGGTAGGCTACGGCTCCTGGACGGGTTTTGCTTCTGCCACTATTATCGGCGTAGGCAGAACGGCTAAACGAACGGTAGAAGAAATAGCCGCCTTTATACAATGA
- a CDS encoding quinone oxidoreductase family protein: MQAITATNSVLEIISSSIPLPQPDEVLVRTTAIGINYADLLIRKGIYPKPQPVMPGEIEGVIEQVGGNVKHLQAGQRVTGYATEGYAEYATIPASQAFLVPDDLPTGNGLLVQGLTAQHLLSQSGAPSSIIITAAAGGVGSFAIQLAKLKGIKTIIALSGSKEKQQYTSALGATHSLHYNDVIDMEANVILDAIGGGTAATLVAKLAPHGTMIVYGGTAMQPTNINVQQLMYRSNKIIGSTIYAVSFEQKQQWFNELTRLVREGKLAFPLTTYPFADAAKAHQAIEGRETRGKVALIV, from the coding sequence ATGCAGGCTATTACAGCAACAAATTCAGTACTGGAAATAATATCATCATCCATACCTCTCCCTCAGCCGGATGAAGTATTGGTAAGAACAACGGCGATCGGTATCAATTATGCAGACCTGCTGATACGGAAAGGCATTTACCCTAAACCACAGCCTGTCATGCCCGGAGAGATAGAAGGCGTCATTGAGCAGGTGGGCGGCAATGTAAAACACTTACAGGCAGGCCAGAGAGTAACCGGTTACGCTACAGAAGGTTATGCGGAGTATGCCACCATTCCTGCCAGCCAGGCCTTCCTGGTACCGGATGATCTGCCCACGGGTAATGGTTTGCTGGTACAAGGTTTAACAGCGCAACATCTCCTCTCCCAATCCGGCGCCCCATCATCTATTATCATCACGGCGGCGGCAGGCGGTGTAGGTTCCTTTGCTATTCAGCTGGCAAAACTGAAAGGTATTAAAACCATTATTGCACTCAGCGGCAGCAAAGAAAAACAACAATACACCAGTGCATTAGGAGCAACACATTCACTGCATTACAATGATGTTATAGACATGGAAGCAAATGTGATACTGGATGCAATTGGTGGAGGAACAGCTGCGACGCTGGTTGCTAAACTGGCACCTCATGGAACGATGATCGTATATGGAGGCACAGCTATGCAACCAACGAATATCAACGTACAGCAATTGATGTACCGATCGAATAAGATAATCGGATCTACTATCTACGCTGTATCTTTTGAACAAAAGCAGCAATGGTTTAATGAATTGACCCGCCTGGTAAGAGAAGGCAAACTGGCCTTTCCTTTAACCACCTATCCTTTTGCAGATGCGGCCAAAGCACATCAGGCAATAGAAGGCAGGGAAACAAGGGGTAAGGTAGCGCTCATTGTATAA
- a CDS encoding winged helix-turn-helix transcriptional regulator produces the protein MSLITIGPEETCKAKGLAFRDAIDLLSGKWKICILQVLSRGGRRFKDLEEQVWGITPKVLTKELQELEMNFLVMRTVNNTKPVTVSYELTDHAYSTQKVIAALVEFGTAHRKLVKENF, from the coding sequence ATGTCATTAATAACCATTGGTCCGGAAGAGACCTGCAAAGCAAAAGGACTGGCCTTTAGAGATGCAATAGACCTGCTGAGCGGGAAATGGAAGATATGTATCTTACAGGTATTATCCAGGGGCGGCCGGCGTTTCAAAGACCTGGAGGAACAGGTATGGGGCATTACACCTAAAGTTCTTACAAAAGAGTTGCAGGAGCTGGAAATGAACTTTTTAGTAATGAGAACGGTGAATAATACGAAACCGGTTACTGTTTCCTATGAACTCACGGATCATGCGTATAGTACACAAAAAGTGATTGCCGCATTGGTGGAATTTGGAACAGCGCACCGGAAGCTGGTAAAAGAAAACTTCTGA
- a CDS encoding class I SAM-dependent methyltransferase, translated as MKINERFTWAVDVLNIKPSDHLLEIGCGAGILAEQIGGRLTAGTITAIDSSAAMIKIASRKNIANAHFITSDFASAALPGNAYHKILAFNVNFFWKDPATELALIRKYLKRNGKLYVFYQAPYDITITAAKPIEEKLRSQGYKIVDTIFKKLSPASAFCIVAT; from the coding sequence ATGAAAATAAACGAAAGATTCACCTGGGCAGTTGATGTACTGAACATCAAACCATCCGATCACCTGTTAGAGATCGGCTGCGGCGCGGGTATTTTAGCGGAGCAAATAGGAGGCCGGCTAACAGCAGGTACGATCACTGCGATAGACAGCTCCGCGGCCATGATTAAGATAGCCAGCCGGAAAAATATTGCTAACGCGCATTTCATTACCAGTGATTTTGCCAGTGCGGCACTTCCTGGAAACGCCTATCATAAAATATTGGCTTTTAATGTGAACTTCTTCTGGAAAGACCCGGCCACCGAATTAGCCCTGATCAGGAAATACCTCAAACGCAACGGAAAGTTATATGTGTTTTACCAGGCACCCTATGATATTACCATCACAGCAGCAAAACCCATAGAAGAAAAATTACGCAGCCAGGGATACAAGATCGTTGACACCATTTTTAAAAAATTGAGCCCGGCATCCGCCTTTTGCATTGTTGCTACATAA
- a CDS encoding Crp/Fnr family transcriptional regulator, translating into MTSFEQFRKAVNTVSPITDQDWALCHPGLRYLEVPKGTSFIEEGKVYKEIGFVLKGLLRAYYLIDGEEINCQFFFEGHWPKAYHSFLTQTPSRMWIEAMEDTALLLISYDHLQYLFKESNNWQRFGRIASENAFVVAQLRSEMLLLDKPETRYQNLRNIHPEILERVPLYHLASYIGVKQPSLSRIRRRLATKQRL; encoded by the coding sequence ATGACCAGCTTCGAACAATTCCGGAAAGCCGTAAACACCGTCTCTCCAATAACTGACCAGGACTGGGCATTATGCCATCCCGGCCTGCGGTATTTAGAAGTACCAAAAGGAACTTCCTTTATCGAAGAAGGAAAGGTTTACAAAGAGATCGGCTTTGTGTTAAAAGGATTGTTACGTGCCTATTACCTCATAGATGGAGAGGAGATCAACTGCCAGTTCTTTTTCGAAGGCCACTGGCCCAAAGCCTACCATAGCTTCCTTACCCAAACGCCCAGCCGTATGTGGATAGAAGCCATGGAAGATACAGCACTTCTCCTGATCAGTTATGATCACCTGCAATACCTGTTCAAAGAAAGCAATAACTGGCAGCGCTTTGGCCGTATAGCCAGTGAAAACGCTTTCGTAGTGGCCCAGCTCCGCAGCGAAATGTTATTACTGGATAAACCGGAAACCCGTTACCAGAACCTGCGCAACATTCACCCGGAAATACTGGAAAGAGTACCCCTCTATCATCTTGCCTCCTATATTGGTGTTAAACAACCCTCCCTGAGCCGTATAAGAAGAAGGCTTGCCACTAAGCAAAGATTATAA
- a CDS encoding nuclear transport factor 2 family protein, which translates to MKNICIFVLLLVCGQTKAQDMKTTPVLQLHKELLAAIAAKNEPFLREHIRQEFLFTSANADVLNKEAFVKGFAMNPALKLPLFEPSGQQVIMVNETAIVTAVVHINIIRGNNAPEELWERITETYIQDKGQWKLLASQATFIRR; encoded by the coding sequence ATGAAAAACATATGCATCTTCGTTCTGCTACTGGTATGCGGACAAACAAAAGCACAGGACATGAAAACAACACCCGTATTGCAATTGCATAAGGAATTATTAGCTGCCATAGCCGCCAAAAATGAACCCTTTCTGCGGGAACATATCCGGCAGGAGTTCCTCTTCACCTCTGCCAATGCAGATGTGCTGAACAAGGAAGCTTTCGTGAAAGGCTTTGCAATGAACCCAGCTTTAAAACTTCCTTTATTTGAACCTTCTGGGCAACAGGTGATCATGGTGAATGAAACAGCTATTGTAACCGCTGTGGTACACATTAATATCATCAGGGGCAATAATGCCCCGGAGGAACTGTGGGAGCGGATAACAGAAACTTATATCCAGGATAAGGGGCAATGGAAATTGCTGGCTTCACAGGCGACCTTTATCAGGCGCTAG